DNA sequence from the Malus sylvestris chromosome 10, drMalSylv7.2, whole genome shotgun sequence genome:
TGCAAGTGAGGCCACCTTATATGTGAAACATGTGGATGGACAGGGAACTCTGATTGTCTctatatatgtggatgacatagtTTATACTGGAAGTTGTTTAGAAATGATTGAAGATTTCAAATGTGATATGATGAACAAGTATGAGATGTCCGACTTAGGCTTgttgcatcattttcttggaaTTGAAGTAATCCAACAAGAAGGGAGTATCTTTATTCACCAGAAAAAGTATGCACTGAGTTTACTGGACAAGTTTGGTTTGAAGAGCTGCAAATTTGTCTCAATACCCTTACCTCCCACGGATAAGCTAAGGAAAGGTGATGGGAGTGAAGCTGCAGATGAAGAATTGTATAGAAAAATTGTCGGCAGCCTTCTATACTTAACTGCAACAAGGCCTGATATCTTGTACTCAGCGTGTGTACTTGCCAGGTACATGCACTGTCCTTCCATCAAACATCTTGGCACtgcaaggaggatcctcaaatATGTGCAAGGAACTGTTGACTATGGAATTaagtatgaaaagggaaatgcaGCTCTACTCATAGGATTTTGTGACAGTGATTGGAGTGGAGATGAAGATGACATGAAGTCCACATCAGGGTATGCTTTCAGCTTTGGCAGTGGTGCATTTTCTTGGGCTTCTGTAAAGCAACAGAGTGTTGCACTCTCAACTGCTGAAGCCGAGTATATGAGTGCCTCAGAAGCCACCACTCAAGCTACATGGCTGAGATTTGTGCTGcatgattttggtgaagaattgATCGAACCAACTCCTTTGATGTGTGATAACACATTAGCAATTGCAATGTCAAAGAATCCGGTATTCCATCAGAGGTCTAAACATATCAAGAGGAAGTTTCATTTCATCAGAGATGCAATTCAGGAAGGAACAATTGACCTGCAATACTGCAAAAGTGAGGAGCAACTAGCTGACATTTTCACCAAAGCGCTTGCTAAAGACAGATTCTGTGCTTTGAGGGATAAGCTTGGGGTAATCTCAATTAAGaccttagaagggagtgttagtTGATTAAGGTCTAAACTGTATTTTCCTTACTTTAGCAAGTGTAAATAAATCAGTTAGTGATCAAGGGCTGAGATTAGATAATATTGTGCTAGGCTTAGTTGTAAGCATGTGTCAAGATCTCATAGGGTCTTGTAATGAATGGTATGATGAGCTCATAGGCTCACGTAGCTTCTCTCTCCCTAGTAGTCATGTAAATGTTGAGAAAAGAATGAATATATGCAGTAGAGCATTTTTTGGCTCTCACTGAGATATTTTGAGAACTCTTTCTGCCTCTTCACTTTCTCTCTAAACTTCTTCTTCCTATACACATTTCTTAAATACATCACTGCATAACAGGAAAGTCCAACACTCCAATCTAAAGTATCCAGTTCACTTGTGCCCAAACCAACAAGGGTGGAAGCAATTTCAGCACTCATTTGGAAATGCGCGATTGAAGCATCGCCAAAGTCATCATCAAACACGTTGGGGTCTAGTCCAGTAAGGCCATCTATATTTCATCAAGCTGTGAACTTACGCAAAAGGGTTACACCGCCCTTGCCAGATAACTTGGCTGGGAATCTTCTTGTTTTATCTACATCAAAGGCCGAAGAAAGTACTACCAGTGTGTTTGATTTAAAAGACTTGGTTGCGAAAATCCGGGCCGGGattgaagaaatgaaagaatGTGCTACAAAATTAGTTGATCCTAATGAGGCAATGCAAGTGTTGACCGAGTACCGCACAAACCTGATGAAAGATCAGGAGATTGAAACTTATAGCTGCACAAGTTGGTGTAGGTTTCCTTTCTATGGAGCGGATTTCGGATGGGGAATGCCATCATGGGTGAGTTTTGCTGGTTGTTCAGTTAAGAATTTATTTGGTTTCATGGACAAAAGAGACTGCAATGGGATTGAAACATGGTTGACCCTAAGCGAAGAAAGCATGGCATTATTTGAAAGCAAACCGAAGCTGCTAGCATATGCTTCTCTGAATAAAAGGGTCACTTGCTGAGTTTGGCAAACAATCCTCTCGatggtttttaattttgtgttttaagtAAAACGGTGGATACATCACTAGCTTCCGGTGATATCCAACTTATTTTCTAGCCCCATAAGAAATTGATGGAATAAAGTAAAATGTTAGAAGTGTAGAAATAACTGTCATGGATTTTCAATTCTTTAACATGAACATTGTCTTTCTCATTCAGTGAATAAATTTTTAGGATAAATATccatatttatagaagataATGGAACTATCATTAGTACTTGCTTAACGGTACTTGAATAAAGATTCCTCGTAAACTACTAGATTCCAATAAGTTTTCTCATCGATTGTACCTTTGCTATGTAGGCACCAAGATCTACCGATTCGAGATAGTGAGTTGGGAAAGCCTATTTACTATTCTATTTAATATACCTTTATTATTTAATACACGCTACACCATGATTTTGAATCAGAAGAGAGATGTCAAGAAATGGTAGATCCATTCACTCTATCAATAACCGAGCCGTATCTAGTTTATCATAAGGGATTTGCCTTTTTCTATTGGATTGGATCAAAAACAATTCTTGAATGAGGTATTCAACTCCAAGGATGAATCGAAAAAGAAATCTTTATTGGTTCTACTACTATTTTTTATCAAGAGAATGAATCTTTTTATCGAAtgatcagaaaaaaaaaaaaaaaaaaaaaaaaaagggtccaGATCTCCTGCGGGAATGATTTGGAAgatccaaaataaataaaaaagtggaATTTTCTAGAATTAGATAAGGATTCCAATGGAAGTCCTTCCGTTTCATCTATAATTGTGAATTGAAtattgaataaatttaaatcacaaaaaaagaacaaagaatgtttcaaaaaaggaaataaaatgtaaaaaaagaacaaaagtcGTACAGATTCACAAAAACTCTGTGGGTAAGAACTCAAAAAGAGATATTGAAGTCGTTCTGCAAACtcaataatattattaattattatttcaatattaaaatatttcaattcgGGATTCTAATTAGTTTAACTGGATGAATCTTAGCGATGGAATAAATATccatatttatagaagataATGGAACTATTAAAGGTAGCACATAAAGTACAAAATACAGTCAAAATTAAGGAAGAACAAGGAAATACAAGGCAAAGAAATAAACAAGGTATGATGGATGGGAATGAACATGATGAGTGGCACTGGCAATGGAGAGACCACGAACCGTGCTTTTAGTCTTGTGTGGTCAACCTGGCCCGACTTTGATAGATGGCCCACTTGACCCAGATGGTACGATGAATTATGATCTAAAAGTAATTAAGAGGTTTTATAAGCGATATTttgcattaattttatttaaaataaataagtaaaattcaaatttggatGTAGAAAAAACACTATGCTTTTGGCTCAGCCCAAACGTTAGTGGCAAGACGTAAAAAAAGATGTATGATGTAAATGAACTTGATccatattaaataaaaatttatactaCACATTGATCATGCTAATTTCATATTGTCCACTTATTCTATATATGGATTCATGACAAAATATTGATAAATCCCAATAGATGTAAAAACCCTAATCAAGGGCAGAAGGTAATTTCATAGTTAGGGCCACCAAAGCATGTGAAAGTACTAGATTTGTCATCATAAGCATAACTATAAGCCTGGGGACACTGCTTCTTGAAGACCTTTGAAAAGTCAGTAGGAGGGCATGTATCAGGGGTTCCATAAGCGCCAGTGCAACAATATTGGGGCTGATTTAAAGCCAAACATGCACTTTTGCAGCCAATCACACTCCCATCCGATACTTTGTCGGACAACTCGGCAGGACAAACAGTGTTTATATTGGCCGCGCAGCTTGTGGATTTGCAGTCACCGGAGCCGCCTCTGGGGGCTAACTTAATGGGCAAGTTGAAGCCGTCAACAAGGCTAACATCGTAGAAATCTTGTCCTCCGTTGGTTGCTAGGGTTAACTCCACTAGGGATGCTGGTGGACTTGCACCGGCACCATTGCAGGGTATTTGGCCAGAGCCACAATCTCCTGTTGAGCATTTGAACTTTCCGGAGGAGTCTGTCGAGCAGTGAGAGCGGCCCCAGAAGCGGCCGGACCACGGAGCTTGGACAGTCAGTGATGTTGAAGCACCGGAGGCTAACTCAAATCCAGTGGAAAGTGATTGTGGGCCGCCGCCTCCGGTTAGGGTTCCTGGCCAAACTGTGTTGGGACATTTGTTTGTGAATGTGAACTTGGCCGAGTAAACCCCTGGCATGCTCTGACACACAAAGTACAAGATCATCACTAAAATGCCACACTcatcaaattattattttttgttcacCAAATAATTAATCATCATACTTTTTTCATCAAATAAGACTTCTATTTTAATAAACTAAAGACATATTGTCATATCATGTGATGAACAAAATTTGGTAAGCGTGATTCATGACATATTATTTAAGATCAATGTTTTGTTGCATTCATATTGCAATAGTGATGGAAACCATGCATCGGACGTCTTGTTAGATATCCAGAAAATCAAATAGAGAAACAAAAACAGACATTGGAAGAACAAAGTTCGTGATATTATAATGGATAAAATGACGATATATATTTCGTGAAATTCTTGCCTGAGAGGAAGACTAATACAAGGCTGATTAACGCTTCAAATTTCATGTTGAGCGCTCCGATTGCTTTTTGAGATTTTTCCGTCtgataaataataatttagttaTGAAGACGTAcatggtgtgtgtatatataagtGAAAACTGCAAAAACcaacataattttcaaatgATCATATATGGTAGGTtgacttaattttcaaatgattACATGAAACTGCTTTCATAGATTGCTGAATCTAAacgtttcttttctttgtaagTGATCCTTACCTATATAAAAGTGCGGTATGGAAAAAGTATCATACCGGAGAACAAACTTTTAGAAATAGTGATCTGAAAAATAGCACTTCTCGCACATGTCCATTAAAAAACATTTACTTCTTTCCTATTTAGTTTTCTTTGAACAACCCATGGGCATTTCCATGCCTCATCCATCCATCAAAAAAGGAAAGAACGCGTTTTCCTTTCATGACTCTGCTAATATTTCAAACCTATCTACGAACATATAATATGTACCTATatattcttccaattttttcaaACAATCTTGAAATATCCTGGATATGCTTTGACATTTCCACGAAAATATCCAAAAATTCAGGAAATGATATGGAAAGAGAGGGTGAAGTCTAAACTTCACCCCATATCCACCATATTtccataaatcaattaatttcctcgatatttttgatattttcaagaaatatCCGGTGTTTGCAGACAATTTACAAAAAGTTTGTAGGAAATATCCATGAGCCTAtgcattctttattttttaatttctttttttttatggtattagttttCTTCAATAAAACTTGTGCTGCTTTCATAATGGAAATTTCAATTAAGTTATGTACAATTTATTCTTTCTAGTAAAATGCTTTATTTGATTACTTGTCATTATCAagaagtttttcttctcacatATCACATACTTATTGTTTACACAGTATATAATCATTAATTCTTAATTTATAcgtgtgttgtggcttcatatgacaatattccctaaaaaataattttaaattttcatgttttttagcAAATTTCCATTTTCATTGAAGGCAATCAATATCGATATACGATATGTCAATCgatatttccacaaatttgcCTATCAATATTTCCACCGataccgatattttaaacactgagTGTGATAACGTTAATGAGTTAAATAATTAGTTGTTAGGTGAGAGATGAATCGAAGGAATCGAACCCACACCATGGTGCATAAGCATGGTTGCTTTCTGATACTGCAATAAAACGTCATCTAAGTGGTGCATAGTTAAATAATCAATATTTGTTTTtaatacaacgatatatttacattaaatAATATGAGGTCTgattaagccacacaatgagcgttataaatttgtatatataaaatctcacatcgaccaacggagagggggtgatatgtcttatatgtacatgctcatctccctatagcatgaggccttttgggaattcactggcttcggattccatcggaactccgaagttaagcgagttcgaccgagagcaatctcaggatgggtgccccactgggaagttcttgtctaaattcccagaaacaaataTGTGAAGGAATAgtaagcccaaagcagacaatttCGTGgtacggcggagtcgagactgggatgtgacagaatgaTATCAAAGTCACTTTGCTATTCGGTGCGGATGTACTGGCGAGGATGTCGGGTTCCCTTTAagtggggtggattgtaagatcccacatcgaccaacgaagagggggtgatgtgccttatatgtacatgatCCCCTCCCTATatcacgaggccttttgggaactcactggcttcggattccatcgaaactctgaagttaagcgagttcggcaagagcaatcctaggatgggtgacccattaggaagttctcgtatgagttcccaaaaacaaatccgtgagggaatggtaagcccaaagtggacaatatcgtgctaggCAGAGTTGAGACTAGGATGTGACAGTATAGCCATCGACGACAATcgaaactcaaaattgaagaggaataccactttTCCGTAATAATTAGAGAAAAATAATCGATATTGTTAGTCACAAATTTTATCATCAAATGAATCCTATAAGATATAACTTTCTCATCCTAACCACAACAACATTCCTTCAAAATAGTAACTGTGACATATAAAAAGGCACATTTTCTTTAGCCAACATGAGTAACTTTTTGTACAAGAGCATCTTCAACAGGCTAGCTAAATGAGgaatttttctattttacctAGCCACAAGAGAAGAATGGAAGTCCAACAGGCTAGCTATCAAGCTAGCTATTATGACTTGATGAACAATTCCTAGCTATTGTGGCGGAGAGAGAAATTAAAGGTctgtttggtactctacttgaatccaactttttaaactcaaaaacaattttcaagttttaatccttaaaaacttgttttgtatgactattttcaaaaactgaactcacgactaactaaaaaatatagtctattatctaaaaacataacaagcgagtttttacattttttaaacttaaactcacttttttcttttctctccctcctcccatctcactccaaatctatctatctttctctctctctctctctctctctctctctctctctctctctctctctctctctctctctctctctctttctctctctctctctctctctctctcttcttcttctttctcttttttttttacctttttcgtctctcctccaatccgctctcttcattatcttggttctttctctcactcatcttcctctctatctcgtccaatcctctctcttctttctctttccttcaattatttcttactttctttcatcttctctcctctttctccctctcctgcgACCCTTTCTTTTTAGACCTCTTTGTCTAAgttaagttgtaagatttaaaaaatttaaattgcaaaccaatcaagttttttagtttaaaaaaaaaatttattttcaaaaaatgttcttaagaaatgtgtttgtaccatacttagggcctccgtatttagatctcgtataaatactcgggggacttaaatgtaattatgtaataaaggaaggggcaaatatgtaataagtgatgagcccttattctataaaaggactcatcaccctcacaattaggggaggccaattcctaggccatggaagggctctctcaccctcaaaagctctctccatctctctctctcacctctcaaataaatacataatcagtgtggacgtagcccaaaccttggggtgaatcacgatacatcttgtgttatttacatttcttgcagattcacggtcagatttacgttgttccaagacctccggttttatgcatcaacatttgatgccgtctgtgggaaacgatacgaaaagttatgtcggttttctttcattttttcaccccCACCGTGAATCTGCCAAAACCAAGAGACGCTCAGCTTTTTCTCTCTCAAGTCAATCTCAATTAAACAAAACCATTTTCAAGTCCGACACCTTACTGTGAAGAAAGTCAGTGGGGAAGAATGagaaactagagagagagaaaaaacagAAGCTCCCAAAACTCTCCAAAACCTCCTAACTCTATCTGACCATAACTGACCCACAAAGGCTTCTTCCACGCACCCATGCAGAAGAGGgcggcgagagagagagaattttaACTTATTTCCCTTCTCTTTTGGGTTCAGTAGAAACGAAAGCTCTACCCACATCAATGGCGAAGGAGAATAAGCTGCCCGTCAGAGTCGTTTGGAACTACGCCGCGGAGCTGAAGCTATTACTCACGGCTTTGTTAATCCTCTGCACATTAGCTACTCTTCTCCAATTCATCCCTCCCCGCTTCACTTTCTCCACCTCCGACCTTCGCTTGTACATCTCCAGAATCATCCTTCCGGCCTAAGTCCAGACCCTCGCCCAAACATCGGTCCAGTCAGATATAGCCAACGTAACCGCCGTAGCTACAGCATTACTCTCTTCGCCAGCACCGCCATCTTCCCCGCCGCTGCCTACAGCTTCATCACTATGGGAGCTTACAGAGGCAGCATGAACACTTTCGCCATTGTGGGTCTAGCCTCGAAGCCTCTCTACGTTCTCTCCAAGCCCAAATACAAGTGCCAGTAGATTTGTGGAATTGGGAATTAGGGATTTGAATTTATAATGCGGTGCTCTCCAGCTCCTACTCTCCTTCCGTTTCTGCTCTGCGTTTTGAGCGCAGAGGCACTGGTCCACAAGTACGCCGTTGAGAGAGTCACCACCAAAGGCAACGCCTTCTTCATCCATGGCGGCAGCGAGGGAATTTACTCTTCTGCCACAGTGAGGGAATTTACTCTTCTGCCCCTGCTCTTTGATTTCTCTCTCGTCTCAGCGGCGATGGATCTCCAGTAAGGCTCCGCCGTCCAGTTCTCAATCTCGCGGTCTCCGGGAAGCAATCAAGAGGGCCCATGATCAGCCCTAGTACCTCAACAAATTGCAGGGAAGCTAGTGCAGATCAAAGATGCTCTGTATGCTGCAGACAACTTGCTGGATGAGATCAATGACCCATCCCCTGCATCTTCATtttctgagaaagcaaaagtgaaataaaggaaaagaggaaagaagaaaagcaaaagataagTGTCATATCATTATGATTCCTTATGCTTGGAGatggagagacagagagatgtgcagcagaaaagagaaaagaagaaaagaaaaagcaaagcagaagAAAAACGAGAAAAAACAGAAAGGGAGGCACATGGGGAcacagcaaaagcaaggaataaacaccccaccagaaagatgtgatttacttttcttatttttgaatgatgtaatttatttttcgtatatTTCGGAGATAtctatataaaccccatcataggtaaaaataaaaaaaataaaaaataaaaaaaaacggcaaatcccaaaataaatgggctggcataTTGTGGAGAGCGaatgcccataagcccaaaatagcaccaaccaggtgatcaaaagtacgcccagtactccaaaattattcggcaacctgccgctattaccaccaaccaggtgatcaaaagtacgcccagtacttcaaattatacatgagcattactcatgtcaatcatacacaaacattcatgagcatcactcatgtcaaatcatacataaacattcatgactatcattcatgtcaacattcatgagcatcactcatgtcaacattcatgagcaccactcatgtcaacatccataagcatcactcatgccaatcaacataaacattcatgagcattactcatgtcaatcaacttcaaacgcttcatttacagagctacagcttcaaaagcttcatttacaaaagctctagcttcaaaagcttcatttacagagctctagcttcaaaaactttatttacaaaagctctagcttcaaaagcttcatttacagagctacagcttcaaaagcttcatttacagagctctagcttcaaaagcttcatttatagagctacaatttcaaaagcttcacttacaaaagctctagcttcaaaagctttatttacagagcttcagctgcaaagcttcacctacaaaacttcagtgcagggtatacaaataccgtctctgaacaactgccacttcggctcatacatggattcaatttgaagtctccagccaacagactctattgaccgaagacttaggggactacattatgtaccatatattgggctatgtaccatatattgggcctcaattgggcctcatgaaaaatacttgagggactctagcccattattcatgtattgaggagcgagcccttattctataaaagggactacatcaccaccattagagagcatcaaactctagcccatatatatgtattgaggagcgagcccttattctataaaagaaactccctcaccatcattagagagcatcaactctagcccattattcatgtattgaggagcaagcccttattctataaaaagaacTCCATCACCATTATTAGAAagtatcgccgcctactgagcaaccgcctcaccgtaagtatcaactttagcccatcatttatgtattgaggagcgagcccttattctataaaggggactccctcatcttcaaacgccacaagccgagctaaccaaggcaacataagccacaagccaagtagcctcacaacatgtgctacaTCTAGTTGAGCCTCATTTTACATTGAGcgccgcctcatatcgagtattcagctctagacaacatctagttacttcggcctacacatggactgaatttcaagtctccagccaaaaaactctcttaactgaagacttgggggactactgtttgtaccatacttagggcctccgtatttagatctcgtataaatacttgggggacttaaatgtaattatgtaataaaggaaggggcaaatatgtaataagtgaggagcccttattctataaaaagactcatcaccctcacaattaggggaggccaattcctaggccatggaagggctctctcaccctcagaagccctctccatctctctccttCACCTatcaatacataatcagtgtggacgtagcccaaaccttagggtgaaccacgatacatcttgtgttatttacatttcttgcagattcacggtcgaatttacgttgttccaagacctccggttttgtgcatcaacaaaatgttttgagaaatgataaaaaaaaaatcaaacaagatATCAAACAGGCCCTAACTAGCCACCTAAACTTAAAACACAATATTTGTAATGTACGCTCCATCTCTCTTCAACAACAAGCAActaagatggtggtggtggattGAATTGCAATGGTTGTGGTGGATTGGACTTGCAACAAAGCTGGTAGATTGGATCagcgtaaaaaaaaaataggtgaAAAAGGGAAGAGACGATGGGGAATCACCACTGATAGTTGTGACGATAAAAATGGATCGATAAGATCTAGGAGGATAGAGTTTCGAATGACCGATGAGATCTAAAGTCAGGGGAGACTGAGTGATAGATGGCGGA
Encoded proteins:
- the LOC126585159 gene encoding thaumatin-like protein 1, whose translation is MKFEALISLVLVFLSGVYSAKFTFTNKCPNTVWPGTLTGGGGPQSLSTGFELASGASTSLTVQAPWSGRFWGRSHCSTDSSGKFKCSTGDCGSGQIPCNGAGASPPASLVELTLATNGGQDFYDVSLVDGFNLPIKLAPRGGSGDCKSTSCAANINTVCPAELSDKVSDGSVIGCKSACLALNQPQYCCTGAYGTPDTCPPTDFSKVFKKQCPQAYSYAYDDKSSTFTCFGGPNYEITFCP